One Edaphobacter lichenicola DNA window includes the following coding sequences:
- a CDS encoding EF-Tu C-terminal domain-related protein, whose protein sequence is SAKLPAGTEMCMPGDNIQLEITLHTPVAMEKGLRFAIREGGRTVGAGTISEIIK, encoded by the coding sequence TCGGCGAAGCTTCCTGCAGGCACCGAGATGTGCATGCCCGGCGATAACATCCAGCTGGAGATCACGCTGCACACGCCAGTCGCGATGGAGAAGGGTCTGCGCTTCGCTATCCGCGAAGGCGGACGCACCGTCGGAGCAGGCACCATCAGCGAG